From the genome of Geminocystis herdmanii PCC 6308, one region includes:
- a CDS encoding nucleotidyltransferase family protein, which produces MSKFDKILEEDKKEKILSICAKYGGYNVRIFGSYARGEATEKSDLDLLIEMEKGKSLFDRIALKQELEDFLGIKVDIAKPNNLHETIKNQVLQEAIFL; this is translated from the coding sequence ATGAGTAAATTTGATAAAATATTAGAAGAAGATAAAAAAGAAAAAATATTAAGTATTTGTGCTAAATATGGAGGGTATAATGTCAGAATATTTGGTTCTTATGCTAGAGGAGAAGCCACAGAAAAAAGCGATTTAGACTTGTTAATAGAGATGGAAAAAGGAAAAAGTTTATTCGATCGAATTGCCTTAAAACAAGAATTAGAAGACTTTTTAGGTATAAAAGTTGATATAGCTAAACCTAATAATCTCCATGAAACCATTAAAAATCAAGTTTTACAAGAAGCAATTTTTTTATGA